The following are encoded together in the Humulus lupulus chromosome 5, drHumLupu1.1, whole genome shotgun sequence genome:
- the LOC133778052 gene encoding serine/threonine-protein kinase SAPK3-like, with protein MEERYEPLKELGSGNFGVARLVRDKKSKEHVAVKYIERGKKIDENVQREIINHRSLRHPNIVRFKEVCLTPTHLAIVMEYAAGGELFERICSAGRFSEDEARFFFQQLISGVSYCHSMQICHRDLKLENTLLDGSPTPRLKICDFGYSKSALLHSQPKSTVGTPAYIAPEVLSRKEYDGKIADVWSCGVTLYVMLVGAYPFEDPEDPRNFRKTIGRIMSVQYSIPDYVRVSAECKHLLSRIFVANPAKRITIPEIKQHPWFLKNLSKELLEVEKTNHLKPQEKDQHTQSVEEIMRIIQEAKTPGEGSKATTGLGATTSTSDPDDESEIDVSGDYLESV; from the exons ATGGAGGAGAGGTACGAGCCCTTGAAGGAGCTCGGTTCTGGGAATTTTGGAGTGGCCAGACTGGTCAGAGATAAGAAGAGTAAGGAGCACGTTGCAGTGAAATACATAGAAAGGGGAAAGAAG ATTGATGAGAATGTGCAGAGAGAAATCATAAACCATAGGTCCTTGAGGCATCCAAACATTGTCAGATTCAAGGag GTCTGTTTGACTCCAACACACCTAGCCATTGTGATGGAATATGCAGCTGGTGGTGAACTTTTTGAAAGGATATGCAGTGCTGGAAGATTTAGTGAAGATGAG GCAAGATTTTTCTTCCAGCAGCTAATTTCTGGAGTCAGTTACTGTCACTCAATG CAAATTTGCCATAGGGATCTGAAGCTGGAAAACACCCTGCTGGATGGAAGTCCAACACCTCGCCTTAAAATATGTGACTTCGGTTACTCCAAG TCTGCCTTGTTGCACTCTCAACCTAAATCCACTGTTGGAACCCCTGCTTACATTGCGCCTGAAGTTTTGTCACGAAAAGAATACGATGGAAAG ATTGCAGATGTTTGGTCCTGTGGCGTCACGTTATATGTGATGTTGGTTGGAGCTTATCCCTTTGAAGATCCTGAAGATCCAAGGAATTTCCGAAAGACAATCGGG AGAATCATGAGTGTCCAATACTCAATACCGGATTACGTACGTGTATCTGCAGAATGCAAACATCTGCTTTCTCGTATATTCGTTGCGAATCCTGCCAAG AGAATTACTATCCCAGAAATCAAACAACATCCTTGGTTCCTGAAAAACTTGTCAAAGGAGCTACTGGAAGTGGAAAAGACCAATCATTTGAAACCTCAGGAAAAAGACCAACACACACAGAGCGTTGAAGAAATAATGAGAATCATACAAGAGGCAAAGACGCCAGGGGAAGGGTCCAAGGCTACAACTGGTCTAGGCGCCACAACGTCGACATCAGACCCTGATGATGAGTCCGAAATTGATGTCAGTGGTGATTACCTTGAATCTGTTTGA